A single window of Channa argus isolate prfri chromosome 10, Channa argus male v1.0, whole genome shotgun sequence DNA harbors:
- the tmsb2 gene encoding thymosin beta codes for MSDKPDMTEIARFDKTKLKKTETKEKNPLPTKETIEQERKGDATP; via the exons ATGTCTGACAAGCCTGACATGACTGAGATCGCCCGCTTCGACAAGACAAAGCTgaagaagacagagacaaaagaaaaaaaccctctgCCCACCAAAGAGA ccaTTGAGCAAGAAAGGAAAGGCGATGCCACGCCTTGA
- the LOC137134527 gene encoding protein Wnt-8a-like, whose amino-acid sequence MTGPKAFLTYASSVQVGAKNGIQECKHQFMLDRWNCPESTLQLSTHNGLRSATRETSFVHAISAAGVMYTLTKNCSMGDFENCGCDDSRIGQTGGRGWIWGGCSDNVAFGQKISKQFVDALEDGHDSRAAVNLHNNEAGRLAIKATMRKTCKCHGVSGSCSIQTCWMQLADFREVGNYLKIKYEQANKLEMDKKPVRAGNSADTRGAIAHAFRNLPKTELIYLEDSPDYCTKNHSVGLQGTEGRECRKAGKSMSQWERKSCRRLCYECGLRVVEKRVEVVSSCNCKFHWCCTVKCDRCTQVVTKYYCARHETGRKPHKRAKGRHLVRRQ is encoded by the exons ATGACTGGACCGAAG GCATTTCTGACCTATGCCAGCAGTGTCCAAGTAGGCGCAAAGAATGGAATACAAGAATGTAAACACCAGTTTATGTTGGATAGGTGGAACTGCCCAGAGAGCACACTCCAATTGTCTACACACAACGGCCTTCGAAGTG CCACGAGGGAGACCTCTTTTGTCCACGCCATTAGTGCAGCAGGAGTGATGTACACGCTCACTAAGAACTGTAGTATGGGGGACTTTGAAAACTGCGGCTGCGATGACTCCAGAATAGGACAGACAG GTGGTAGAGGATGGATTTGGGGAGGCTGCAGTGACAATGTGGCGTTTGGACAGAAGATCTCCAAACAGTTTGTGGACGCGTTGGAAGATGGGCATGACTCGCGCGCAGCCGTCAACCTGCATAACAACGAGGCTGGTAGACTG GCAATCAAAGCTACAATGAGAAAAACCTGTAAGTGTCACGGAGTGTCGGGGAGCTGCAGCATCCAAACCTGCTGGATGCAGCTGGCCGACTTCAGAGAGGTGGGCAACTACCTGAAGATAAAGTACGAACAGGCAAATAAGCTGGAGATGGACAAGAAGCCCGTGAGGGCTGGTAACAGTGCGGACACCCGAGGAGCCATTGCGCACGCTTTTAGGAACCTCCCTAAGACGGAGCTCATTTACCTAGAAGATTCTCCGGATTACTGCACCAAGAACCACAGCGTGGGTTTGCAGGGCACAGAGGGGCGCGAGTGTCGAAAGGCTGGCAAGAGTATGTCCCAGTGGGAAAGAAAGAGCTGTCGCAGACTGTGCTATGAATGCGGCCTAAGAGTGGTGGAGAAGCGCGTAGAGGTTGTCAGCAGCTGCAATTGCAAATTTCACTGGTGCTGCACAGTCAAGTGCGACAGATGCACACAAGTTGTTACTAAATATTACTGCGCGCGCCACGAAACAGGGAGGAAGCCACACAAAAGAGCAAAGGGCAGACACCTTGTGCGCAGGCAGTAA
- the LOC137134165 gene encoding protein Wnt-8a-like, which yields MVHSLFWFLSLLYKVSQTQAWMASNLLMTGPKAYLTYARSVQVGTQSGIEECKHQFAWDKWNCPDSAIQFKGLRRATRETSFIHAISAAGVMYTLIKNCSVGDLGNCGCDASKNGKIGGRGWLWGGCSDNVDFGERISKQFVDAQETGQDSRAAVNLHNNEAGRLAVKATMKRICRCHGMSESCSIQTCWTQLSNFREIGNYLKIKHSQAQKLDTDNRRMRAGAIAEALGSIAQTELIYLEDSPDYCRSNVSLGLYGTEGRECMQHGEGLTQREKRSCRRLCHECGLRVEEKRTEVVSSCNCKFHWCCKVDCEDCSQVIIKHVCAKREGADGPDFRRRHRGPK from the exons ATGGTGCATTCTTTATTTTGGTTCCTCTCACTCTTATATAAAGTTTCTCAGACACAGGCTTG GATGGCGAGTAACTTACTTATGACTGGACCTAAG GCCTATCTCACCTACGCGAGAAGCGTGCAGGTGGGCACACAGAGTGGGATTGAGGAGTGCAAACATCAGTTCGCCTGGGATAAATGGAACTGTCCAGACAGTGCAATCCAGTTCAAAGGACTCAGACGCG cTACGAGAGAGACTTCATTTATCCACGCTATCAGTGCAGCAGGGGTCATGTACACTTTAATCAAGAACTGCAGTGTGGGAGACCTTGGCAACTGCGGATGCGATGCCTCAAAAAACGGCAAAATTG GTGGTCGTGGCTGGTTATGGGGTGGCTGCAGCGATAACGTAGATTTTGGGGAGAGGATTTCCAAACAGTTTGTGGACGCGCAGGAGACAGGTCAGGACTCCAGGGCTGCTGTCAATCTGCATAACAATGAGGCCGGTCGGCTG GCCGTGAAAGCAACAATGAAGCGCATCTGCAGATGTCACGGCATGTCCGAGAGCTGCAGCATCCAAACCTGCTGGACGCAGTTGTCCAATTTCAGAGAAATTGGAAACTACTTGAAGATCAAGCACAGCCAGGCCCAAAAGCTGGACACTGACAACAGGCGCATGCGGGCTGGTGCCATCGCGGAAGCGTTAGGCAGCATCGCCCAGACAGAGCTCATCTACCTGGAGGATTCCCCGGATTACTGCAGGTCTAACGTGAGCCTTGGGCTGTACGGCACCGAGGGCCGGGAGTGCATGCAACATGGAGAGGGTCTAACCCAGCGGGAGAAAAGGAGCTGCCGCAGGCTGTGTCACGAATGCGGCCTGAGAGTTGAAGAGAAGCGCACGGAGGTGGTGAGCAGCTGCAACTGTAAATTCCACTGGTGCTGCAAGGTGGACTGTGAGGACTGCTCCCAGGTTATAATCAAACATGTGTGTGCCAAGAGGGAGGGCGCCGATGGCCCCGACTTCAGACGGAGACACCGGGGTCCTAAATGA
- the syce3 gene encoding synaptonemal complex central element protein 3: protein MADSSSPSELPRRNGDEMLAPLNKDLEKIIEEVEEMSVQLTWMAYDMVALRTSPALGSSMFKLEESYQRCRVAVYGDTEAQMT, encoded by the exons ATGGCCGATTCATCTTCACCCTCCGAGCTTCCGCGGCGCAACGGCGATGAAATGTTGGCACCGCTGAACAAGGATTTAGAGAAGATAATTGAAGAGGTCGAAGAAATGTCAG TACAGCTGACCTGGATGGCTTATGACATGGTGGCACTGCGGACCAGTCCGGCACTGGGGAGCTCCATGTTTAAACTGGAAGAATCCTATCAAAGATGCAGAGTTGCTGTCTATGGAGACACAGAGGCTCAAATGACCTGA
- the foxi3b gene encoding forkhead box protein I3-B has protein sequence MSSFEAQGQSPPRCGPQFPSLGQEPPELSMYSDCYYPPPSLPSPQRTTPTSYELSDYTTSSANPYLWFNGSGINTPSYLATTGPPGNPGPPFVPQHYGMQRPYLGPPGAGGPGGELSWFSLPSQEDLMKLVRPPYSYSALIAMAIHGAPDRRLTLSQIYQYVADNFPFYNKSKAGWQNSIRHNLSLNDCFKKVPRDEDDPGKGNYWTLDPNCEKMFDNGNFRRKRKRKSDSLSNGDGGSGAPESGDSERGSPKHSGNSALNISTPDRIPSPSSSGPTPCLSSFLSEMSGVSSGGTNEVGGDGLNRPLQINLPLDGPHRPVQPGNYSSYSPNSGAPEWVPQVPAPPVLSSSPTHSSLGYSSPILSQYSGSSGHFYPSLSSTGIIYHRDGTEV, from the exons ATGTCTTCATTTGAGGCTCAGGGCCAGTCTCCTCCTCGGTGTGGTCCGCAATTTCCCAGCCTTGGCCAGGAGCCCCCGGAACTCAGCATGTACAGTGACTGTTACTACCCTCCTCCCTCTTTGCCGAGTCCTCAGCGCACAACTCCGACCTCCTATGAACTAAGCGACTACACCACCTCTTCTGCAAACCCATACCTCTGGTTTAATGGCTCCGGAATCAACACACCCTCATACCTGGCTACCACTGGCCCGCCAGGTAACCCTGGCCCTCCCTTTGTTCCACAGCATTATGGCATGCAGAGACCATACCTTGGTCCACCTGGAGCTGGGGGTCCAGGAGGGGAGTTGAGCTGGTTCTCTCTTCCCTCACAAGAAGACCTGATGAAGCTGGTCAGGCCTCCATATTCCTACTCAGCTCTCATTGCCATGGCTATCCACGGAGCACCAGACAGGAGGCTGACATTGAGTCAAATTTACCAGTATGTCGCTGACAACTTCCCTTTCTACAACAAGAGTAAAGCGGGCTGGCAGAACTCCATCAGACACAACCTGTCACTCAATGACTGCTTCAAAAAAGTACCAAGAGATGAGGATGATCCAG GGAAGGGCAACTACTGGACCCTTGACCCAAATTGCGAGAAGATGTTTGACAACGGAAACTTCCGCcgcaaaagaaaaaggaagtccGATTCCCTCTCCAATGGTGATGGAGGCTCAGGGGCTCCGGAGTCAGGTGACAGTGAGAGGGGCAGCCCCAAACACTCTGGGAACTCTGCTCTTAACATCTCCACACCGGACAGAATCCCCTCCCCTTCATCCTCGGGTCCCACTCCATGTCTGAGCAGCTTCTTGTCCGAGATGTCGGGAGTGTCCTCTGGAGGAACAAACGAGGTGGGAGGCGATGGGTTAAACAGGCCACTACAGATTAACCTTCCTTTAGATGGGCCTCATAGACCCGTACAGCCAGGAAATTATAGTAGCTACTCCCCCAACTCAGGTGCCCCAGAGTGGGTACCACAAGTGCCAGCTCCCCCTGTTCTCTCCTCTTCGCCCACCCACTCTTCCTTAGGGTACTCTAGTCCAATCCTCAGTCAGTATAGTGGGTCTAGTGGTCATTTCTACCCTTCGCTAAGCTCCACAGGAATCATCTATCATCGTGACGGCACAGAGGTTTAA